The following proteins are co-located in the Apium graveolens cultivar Ventura chromosome 5, ASM990537v1, whole genome shotgun sequence genome:
- the LOC141660851 gene encoding uncharacterized protein LOC141660851, whose protein sequence is MPKVQQCAETESKPSGSILSLVPFAVWGIDIMGPFPRAKGNLRYMNKLVEAKAMRTINQQDYFEAYLKELGIKHKKTSVAHPQGNRQVEVTNRTVLRGLEKRLEESKKNWPDELLKVLWSYRTTSRTGTRETPFKLAYGTEARLPVETRSPSHRVINFDEVSNIEGLKTNLEL, encoded by the exons ATGCCAAAAGTTCAACAATGTGCCGAAACAGAGTCCAAGCCTTCCGGGTCAATACTGTCCCTGGTCCCTTTCGCTGTTTGGGGAATTGACATCATGGGTCCTTTTCCCCGGGCCAAAGGGAATTTGCGCTACATGAATAAATTGGTAGAGGCTAAGGCCATGAGAACCATTAATCAGCAGGACT ACTTTGAAGCATATCTGAAAGAGCTCGGAATCAAGCATAAGAAAACATCCGTGGCCCACCCCCAGGGAAACAGACAAGTAGAGGTTACCAACAGAACAGTACTCCGGGGCCTAGAGAAAAGGTTGGAGGAGTCTAAGAAGAACTGGCCAGACGAGCTTCTGAAAGTCTTGTGGTCCTACAGGACCACCTCCAGGACTGGAACTAGAGAGACTCCTTTTAAGCTTGCCTATGGTACCGAGGCTCGACTACCAGTGGAAACCAGATCCCCCTCCCACAGAGTCATCAATTTCGACGAAGTCTCAAATATTGAAGGCCTCAAGACCAACCTGGAACTCTAA